In the genome of Tautonia marina, one region contains:
- a CDS encoding GlsB/YeaQ/YmgE family stress response membrane protein — translation MGTIGAVLGWILFGLVVGFLARLLHPGKDEMGLPATVLLGVAGSLLGGGFWYLLRGGGEAFSPGGFFSALIFAIVLLAVGVFANDSRSRNVRG, via the coding sequence ATGGGAACGATTGGAGCGGTTCTTGGCTGGATACTCTTCGGGCTTGTCGTGGGATTCCTGGCGCGTTTGCTCCATCCGGGCAAAGACGAGATGGGGCTCCCGGCAACGGTCCTCCTGGGCGTTGCCGGCTCGCTGCTGGGCGGAGGGTTCTGGTATCTGTTACGAGGGGGAGGAGAGGCATTCAGTCCGGGGGGGTTCTTCTCGGCCCTGATTTTTGCCATTGTCTTGCTGGCGGTCGGGGTGTTTGCGAATGACTCGCGATCGAGGAACGTCCGGGGATAA
- a CDS encoding DUF4112 domain-containing protein, with protein MDRLAWFMDANFRIPGTKIRFGADQLVGLIPGVGDLTGGAVQAALILMAIYYYKLPKSVIVRMVLNSVLDTTVGAVPVVGDLFDVAFKANMRNVKLLREASAKTRGAAESRVR; from the coding sequence TTGGACCGACTTGCCTGGTTCATGGATGCGAATTTCCGAATTCCTGGAACCAAGATCCGATTTGGTGCTGACCAGCTCGTCGGTTTGATTCCGGGAGTCGGTGACCTGACCGGAGGAGCGGTTCAGGCAGCGTTAATTTTGATGGCGATCTACTACTACAAACTGCCCAAATCCGTGATCGTCCGGATGGTCTTGAACTCGGTGCTGGATACCACCGTGGGAGCCGTCCCCGTGGTCGGCGATCTGTTCGACGTGGCCTTCAAGGCCAACATGCGCAACGTGAAGTTGCTCCGAGAAGCATCAGCGAAAACCCGAGGCGCGGCCGAATCGCGAGTGCGATAA